A single genomic interval of bacterium harbors:
- a CDS encoding acyl-CoA carboxylase subunit beta, translating to MELEEHYKKLKAMNEEAELGGGVERIEAQHAKGKLTARERVYKLLDPGTFEEFDKFVVHRCHEFGMEKKKILGDGVVTGYGRINGRPVFVFSQDFTVFGGSLSGPFGEKVCKIMDLAVKSGCPVIGLNDSGGARIQEGVVSLASYGDIFLRNVLCSGVIPQISAIMGPCAGGAVYSPALTDFILMVDKTSYLHITGPEVLKAVTHREVTSEELGGAKVHTQRSGVAHFVDPDDESCLRRIRELLNFLPQNYRERPPSITPQDDPDREEEALQSMIPANPRKPYDIKAVIRAVVDQGYFFEVHEQYARNMVVGFARLNGHPVGIVANQPMYLAGCIDVDASLKCARFVRTCDCFNVPLVTFVDVPGFLPAIDQEERGIIKHGAKIIFAYSEATVPKVTVITRKAYGGAYDVMSSKHLRGDINYAFPTAEIAVMGPEGAVNIIFRREIQNAPDAEKERERLVRQYRETIATPYLAASLGYIDEIIEPRQTRKKLIRALELLRDKEDIRPKRKHANIPL from the coding sequence ATGGAGCTGGAAGAGCATTACAAGAAGCTCAAGGCCATGAATGAAGAGGCGGAGCTGGGTGGAGGGGTGGAACGCATAGAGGCCCAGCATGCCAAAGGCAAGCTCACGGCCAGGGAAAGGGTCTACAAACTGCTGGATCCGGGTACTTTTGAGGAATTTGACAAGTTTGTGGTGCATCGCTGCCATGAATTCGGCATGGAGAAGAAAAAGATCCTGGGTGACGGGGTCGTAACAGGTTATGGGCGTATAAATGGAAGGCCGGTATTCGTCTTCTCCCAGGACTTCACCGTGTTTGGCGGCTCCTTAAGCGGACCCTTCGGAGAGAAGGTGTGCAAGATCATGGACCTGGCCGTGAAATCCGGCTGTCCGGTCATAGGTCTAAATGATTCTGGTGGGGCTAGGATCCAGGAGGGCGTGGTGAGCCTGGCCAGCTACGGGGACATATTTTTGAGAAATGTTCTTTGTTCGGGGGTGATCCCTCAGATCTCGGCAATAATGGGTCCTTGTGCCGGAGGGGCGGTGTATTCCCCTGCTCTGACGGACTTCATCCTCATGGTGGACAAGACCAGTTACTTGCACATCACAGGGCCCGAGGTGCTGAAGGCAGTGACCCACAGGGAGGTCACCAGCGAGGAACTGGGAGGAGCCAAGGTACACACTCAGAGAAGCGGTGTGGCTCATTTTGTGGATCCTGATGATGAATCCTGCCTGAGGCGCATAAGGGAGCTCTTGAATTTTCTGCCTCAGAACTACAGAGAGCGCCCCCCTTCCATAACCCCGCAGGATGACCCTGATCGGGAGGAAGAGGCCCTCCAGAGCATGATACCTGCCAACCCCAGGAAGCCTTACGACATCAAAGCCGTGATCCGGGCGGTGGTGGACCAGGGTTACTTCTTCGAAGTGCATGAGCAATACGCTCGCAACATGGTGGTGGGATTCGCAAGGCTAAACGGCCACCCTGTGGGGATAGTGGCAAACCAGCCCATGTATCTAGCTGGCTGTATAGATGTGGATGCATCCCTGAAATGCGCCAGGTTTGTGCGCACTTGCGATTGTTTCAACGTGCCCCTTGTGACCTTCGTGGATGTGCCTGGTTTTCTGCCAGCCATAGATCAGGAGGAAAGGGGCATCATAAAGCATGGGGCCAAGATCATCTTTGCCTATTCTGAGGCAACGGTGCCAAAGGTCACGGTGATCACCCGAAAGGCTTACGGCGGAGCCTATGACGTCATGTCCAGCAAACACCTCAGGGGAGACATAAATTATGCTTTTCCCACGGCAGAGATAGCTGTCATGGGCCCTGAAGGAGCGGTTAACATCATCTTCAGGCGGGAGATCCAAAACGCCCCGGATGCTGAAAAAGAAAGGGAACGACTGGTAAGACAATACAGAGAGACCATAGCCACCCCTTACCTGGCGGCCTCATTGGGGTACATAGACGAGATCATCGAGCCCCGCCAAACCAGAAAGAAGCTCATAAGGGCCCTGGAACTGCTCAGAGATAAGGAAGACATAAGGCCCAAGAGGAAACACGCCAATATCCCCCTGTGA
- the sucD gene encoding succinate--CoA ligase subunit alpha, which yields MAVLVDESTRVVVHGITGKEGSFHARQCIQYGTKVVAGVTPGKGGSLWEGVPVFDTVARAVKETRANTSLIFVPAPFAADSMLEAIEAGVDLIICITEGIPARDMLQVKAALKGSASRVIGPNCPGVISPGKAKVGIMPGAIFREGNIGVISRSGTLTYEIVDHLTQKGLGQSTCVGIGGDPIVGSSFVEILDIFARDPQTQLVVLIGEIGGTAEQEAAQLVMQGFPKPVTAFIAGQSAPAGKRMGHAGAIISGGRGTALEKMRALERAGIPVARTPDKVAELVQAALS from the coding sequence ATGGCTGTTCTGGTGGATGAGAGTACCCGGGTTGTGGTGCATGGGATAACTGGAAAGGAGGGCAGTTTCCATGCCAGGCAGTGTATCCAGTACGGCACCAAGGTGGTGGCAGGGGTCACCCCTGGGAAGGGAGGCTCCCTCTGGGAAGGGGTTCCGGTGTTTGACACGGTGGCCAGGGCAGTGAAAGAGACCAGAGCCAACACCTCTTTGATATTTGTGCCGGCCCCTTTTGCAGCGGATTCCATGCTGGAAGCCATTGAGGCTGGGGTTGATCTGATAATCTGCATCACAGAGGGGATACCAGCCAGGGACATGCTTCAGGTTAAGGCCGCCTTGAAAGGCTCGGCCAGCAGAGTCATAGGGCCCAACTGTCCTGGAGTGATTTCACCGGGCAAGGCCAAGGTGGGGATAATGCCTGGGGCCATCTTCCGGGAAGGCAACATAGGGGTCATCTCCAGAAGCGGCACCCTGACCTATGAAATCGTGGATCACTTGACCCAGAAGGGTCTTGGTCAGTCCACCTGTGTAGGCATAGGAGGAGATCCCATAGTGGGAAGCTCTTTTGTGGAAATCCTGGATATTTTTGCCAGAGATCCCCAGACCCAACTGGTGGTGCTCATAGGCGAGATAGGTGGCACGGCCGAGCAGGAGGCAGCTCAGTTGGTGATGCAGGGTTTTCCAAAGCCCGTGACAGCCTTCATAGCCGGTCAGAGCGCTCCGGCTGGCAAGCGCATGGGACATGCAGGAGCAATAATCTCGGGAGGAAGGGGCACTGCGCTGGAGAAGATGCGGGCTCTGGAGAGAGCTGGAATACCGGTGGCCAGGACCCCCGACAAGGTGGCCGAGCTGGTGCAGGCTGCATTGAGCTGA